One genomic segment of Bdellovibrionales bacterium includes these proteins:
- the purH gene encoding bifunctional phosphoribosylaminoimidazolecarboxamide formyltransferase/IMP cyclohydrolase yields MFKNALVSVSDKSGLIEFLRPFAAKGLRIVSTGGTARYLNEAGFTVVDISEQTGSPEVMDGRVKTLHPRVHMPILARALVSSDMELLEDEGLEPFDLIVVNLYPFSEALKQEKSQEEQIEFIDIGGPSMLRSAAKNFSRISVVCSPGDYDWISKKSELTLKDRQFLAAKVYALTGSYDAMISRYLGADQTYPSFAFGGDFVLPLRYGENPQQLAGWYQLPSAKSGLHQSQVLQGKPLSFNNILDLDAASETLHEFSEPACVAVKHNNPCGVAIGKTAFEAVVGSLKADPVSVFGGVVAINGKVDGDMAIKLSEIFLECILAPDYSPSALEIFSKKKNLRVLKWPQIVDRSPELKLKSIRGGFLVQTQDEVVGWSSAWKIIGESPSAEVRSDLSLAWKVCAHLKSNAIALVAGGVTVGLGMGQVNRVDAVEQAIVRMRKFHSKAKSVVLASDAFFPFPDSVEIAAAAGVKWMVQPGGSVKDEEVFTRAKDLGVTMVLTGTRHFQH; encoded by the coding sequence ATGTTTAAAAATGCTTTGGTCAGTGTATCTGATAAGTCCGGGTTGATTGAATTTCTAAGGCCATTTGCTGCGAAGGGTCTTCGCATTGTTTCAACGGGCGGAACGGCTCGTTATTTAAATGAAGCTGGGTTTACAGTTGTTGATATTTCAGAACAAACGGGTTCTCCCGAGGTTATGGATGGTCGAGTTAAAACTCTTCATCCGAGAGTCCATATGCCAATTTTGGCACGTGCCTTGGTGAGTTCAGACATGGAACTGCTTGAGGATGAAGGCCTCGAGCCTTTTGATTTAATTGTCGTCAATCTTTACCCTTTTTCCGAGGCCTTGAAACAGGAGAAGTCTCAAGAGGAACAAATTGAATTTATCGATATTGGTGGTCCTTCGATGCTTCGCTCGGCCGCGAAAAATTTTTCGCGGATTTCAGTTGTATGTAGTCCAGGAGATTATGATTGGATCAGCAAAAAAAGTGAACTGACTCTGAAGGACCGTCAGTTTTTGGCTGCAAAGGTCTACGCTTTAACTGGGAGCTATGATGCAATGATTTCCCGCTATCTTGGGGCCGATCAAACATATCCATCCTTTGCGTTTGGTGGTGATTTTGTCCTTCCCCTGAGATATGGAGAAAATCCTCAGCAACTTGCTGGGTGGTACCAATTGCCATCCGCAAAATCAGGCCTTCATCAATCCCAAGTTCTGCAAGGAAAGCCCCTTTCGTTTAATAATATATTAGATTTGGATGCGGCTTCTGAGACTCTTCATGAATTTAGCGAACCTGCCTGTGTTGCTGTCAAACATAACAATCCTTGTGGGGTTGCGATAGGTAAAACAGCATTTGAGGCTGTGGTGGGGAGCTTGAAGGCAGATCCGGTGAGCGTTTTTGGTGGTGTCGTGGCCATTAACGGAAAAGTGGATGGTGATATGGCGATAAAGCTTAGCGAGATTTTTTTGGAGTGCATCCTTGCTCCAGATTATTCTCCTAGTGCATTGGAGATTTTTTCTAAAAAGAAGAATTTGCGAGTACTGAAATGGCCACAGATTGTGGATCGGTCACCAGAGTTGAAATTAAAATCGATTCGGGGCGGTTTTTTGGTTCAAACCCAGGACGAGGTGGTTGGTTGGTCCAGCGCTTGGAAGATTATTGGAGAATCTCCGAGCGCAGAGGTGAGGAGTGACCTCAGTTTGGCTTGGAAAGTGTGTGCGCATCTCAAAAGCAATGCAATAGCTTTGGTTGCAGGAGGCGTTACTGTCGGGCTGGGGATGGGTCAGGTGAACCGAGTCGATGCGGTGGAACAGGCGATTGTCCGAATGCGGAAGTTTCATTCAAAGGCCAAGTCAGTTGTTTTGGCGAGCGATGCATTTTTTCCTTTTCCAGATTCTGTTGAAATCGCTGCGGCAGCTGGGGTCAAGTGGATGGTTCAGCCAGGTGGTTCAGTAAAGGATGAGGAAGTCTTCACTAGGGCCAAAGACCTTGGTGTGACTATGGTGCTTACAGGAACAAGGCATTTTCAGCATTAG
- a CDS encoding HD domain-containing protein, with protein MSDVLAENQVKQYVRELKDKDAVEAIFLVQEKIALTDKNGRSYLSLSLSDVSGAIDAKVWEKAEAVGQLFQQGDFVFVKGHVHLYQNRRQLVVHDLKRVPVDKINRADFVADALRSPAEMYDELCLIIDSLDDPHIRELIRSVFSDESIRERALVCPAAKTIHHANIGGLLEHILSICGIMEFLAKHYPVLNRNYLIFGAIFHDIGKIWELEISSGIQYTDAGRLVGHMAIACQIIDEKAGRILGFPMALKDELKHIVLSHHGKLEYGSPKRPKFLEAMVVAMVDELDSKINTMVGALKSELDQGEGWTRYNQQFDRYLYLEVFRKQLNRLRS; from the coding sequence ATGTCTGACGTTCTTGCTGAAAATCAAGTCAAGCAATATGTTCGTGAGCTCAAGGACAAAGATGCGGTAGAGGCCATTTTTCTTGTTCAAGAAAAAATTGCATTGACGGATAAAAATGGCCGTTCTTATTTAAGTCTCAGTCTCTCTGATGTCAGCGGAGCAATTGACGCAAAGGTTTGGGAGAAGGCAGAGGCCGTTGGCCAATTGTTTCAGCAGGGCGATTTTGTTTTTGTGAAGGGACACGTCCATTTGTACCAAAATCGCCGTCAGCTTGTAGTGCATGACTTAAAGAGGGTGCCGGTCGACAAAATCAATCGAGCAGATTTTGTTGCTGACGCTCTGAGAAGTCCGGCAGAAATGTATGACGAGCTCTGCCTGATTATCGATTCCCTGGATGATCCTCACATTCGAGAACTTATTCGATCAGTTTTTAGCGATGAATCAATAAGGGAAAGAGCCTTGGTTTGCCCTGCCGCCAAAACAATTCACCATGCCAACATCGGCGGTCTGCTTGAGCACATATTGAGTATTTGCGGGATTATGGAATTTCTTGCAAAACATTATCCAGTTTTAAATCGAAACTATCTGATTTTTGGGGCTATCTTTCATGATATAGGCAAAATTTGGGAACTAGAAATTTCATCTGGAATTCAGTACACCGATGCCGGTCGCTTAGTTGGTCACATGGCAATAGCCTGCCAAATCATTGATGAGAAGGCCGGGAGAATATTAGGTTTCCCTATGGCTTTGAAGGACGAACTCAAACACATTGTATTGAGTCATCATGGAAAGCTGGAGTATGGATCTCCCAAGCGGCCTAAGTTTCTGGAGGCAATGGTAGTGGCAATGGTTGATGAACTGGACTCAAAGATAAATACCATGGTTGGAGCTTTGAAGTCTGAATTGGATCAGGGTGAAGGCTGGACTCGTTACAATCAACAATTCGATCGTTACCTGTATCTTGAAGTATTCCGCAAGCAGCTAAATCGATTAAGATCGTAG
- a CDS encoding methyltransferase, with amino-acid sequence MSLYVIATPIGNNDDMGLRALSILREVEVIITEERKEGSKLLRHHGISGIPLEVLNEHTDREDIDRLVEICRTKSTALISDAGTPGFCDPGAELVSRCRKAGIRVQSVPGPSSLMSLLSICGRRLDQFFFRGFISAKTEERISQLAELKNVKIPVVLMDTPYRLKKILAELAVSHPENLILLGLNLSQAEEEFLEGTAKKVLSQLKVDKAEFVLILLPSK; translated from the coding sequence ATGTCTCTCTATGTGATAGCGACTCCTATCGGAAATAATGATGACATGGGACTTCGAGCTCTCAGTATTCTTCGTGAGGTCGAGGTCATTATTACCGAGGAGCGAAAGGAAGGATCCAAGCTTTTGCGTCATCACGGAATATCCGGAATTCCGCTTGAGGTTCTCAATGAACATACAGATCGTGAGGACATTGATCGGCTCGTCGAAATTTGTCGAACGAAATCGACTGCTTTGATTTCTGATGCCGGAACTCCGGGTTTTTGTGATCCTGGAGCTGAGTTGGTTTCACGCTGCAGGAAAGCAGGAATCAGAGTCCAATCCGTGCCGGGGCCTTCAAGCCTTATGTCCTTATTGAGTATATGCGGGCGTCGATTGGACCAGTTCTTCTTTCGTGGATTTATTTCTGCAAAAACGGAAGAAAGAATTTCTCAGCTTGCCGAATTAAAAAATGTGAAAATTCCAGTGGTCTTGATGGATACTCCTTACCGATTAAAAAAAATTTTGGCGGAGTTAGCAGTCAGTCATCCAGAAAACCTCATCTTATTGGGACTTAACCTCAGTCAGGCCGAGGAAGAATTTCTTGAGGGAACTGCGAAAAAAGTCTTGAGCCAACTCAAAGTCGATAAGGCCGAATTTGTTCTGATTCTCTTACCTTCAAAGTAA
- a CDS encoding HAD family hydrolase: protein MKNAFEIKHVLCDLARQRKELKDSPLLAVFDLDSTLFEVSPRTQVILREFATHNETKKRYPKEAIELEQIIIHPIDWGIRPPLERSQIRSTLDFFETLRAFWVERFFSNDYLQHDVLYEGALEFVQELHEAGATIKYLTGRDHERMGRGTLEVLGQWNFPVQNPHSHVILKPHQSLEDAAYKVERLINLSSRYEEIWFFENEPVIIHEVISKVPKVKVVFVDTIHSGKAKTPVDLPSIKGSFK from the coding sequence TTGAAAAACGCATTTGAAATTAAGCACGTTTTATGTGATTTGGCTCGTCAGCGCAAGGAGCTGAAAGACTCACCATTGCTTGCTGTTTTTGATTTGGATTCTACCCTTTTCGAGGTGAGTCCACGAACCCAAGTGATTTTGAGAGAATTCGCAACTCATAATGAAACAAAGAAGCGCTATCCAAAAGAAGCTATTGAGTTGGAGCAAATCATCATACATCCCATTGACTGGGGCATAAGGCCTCCTTTGGAGAGAAGTCAGATTCGATCGACTCTCGATTTCTTTGAAACTCTTAGAGCATTTTGGGTCGAAAGGTTTTTTAGCAACGATTATCTCCAACACGATGTTCTTTATGAGGGAGCTTTAGAATTCGTACAGGAACTCCACGAAGCAGGCGCCACAATAAAGTATCTGACGGGCCGAGACCATGAAAGAATGGGACGAGGAACATTGGAAGTTCTCGGTCAATGGAACTTCCCCGTTCAAAATCCACATTCTCACGTGATTCTTAAGCCACATCAAAGTCTGGAGGATGCAGCATATAAGGTCGAGAGACTCATCAATCTTTCCAGCCGATATGAAGAAATTTGGTTTTTTGAGAATGAACCTGTGATCATCCATGAAGTGATTTCCAAAGTTCCCAAAGTCAAAGTGGTCTTTGTTGATACAATTCATAGCGGAAAAGCCAAGACTCCAGTTGATTTACCCAGTATCAAGGGTAGTTTTAAATAG
- a CDS encoding PilZ domain-containing protein: MSSEGFYVSHNGNQIGPYSVQAIFEMVKKSELTILDYLYDPAKSDWVLLMEHPDLTLLLKDHKPASPPKPKVHAPVNSHQSDEYKTDPIFDEAMLGLKSKTTHQAVEWYVLKGDNKFGPFSYREVLKMLQEKVAFEFDFAWHPGLSTWVRIADLDAFKPAYISQIQTTDMPDISEVFFRRRHRRVKFGGTVLIHDNKSVWKGTGVEISAGGAGVIMENAMIVPGQILYLHFKPGDEVPPFNATCEVVSKQFVEGVKDRNTPIRYGLRFTHISPSAQSLLQEFTNRTEVA; this comes from the coding sequence ATGAGTTCGGAAGGCTTCTATGTTTCTCATAACGGAAATCAGATTGGCCCTTATTCGGTCCAAGCCATTTTTGAGATGGTGAAAAAATCGGAGTTAACAATTCTCGATTACCTTTATGACCCGGCCAAGAGCGATTGGGTGTTACTTATGGAACATCCAGATCTTACATTGCTACTAAAAGATCACAAGCCCGCCAGCCCTCCAAAACCAAAAGTTCATGCGCCTGTGAATAGCCATCAAAGCGACGAATATAAAACAGATCCAATATTTGATGAAGCCATGTTAGGGTTAAAATCCAAGACGACCCACCAGGCTGTCGAATGGTATGTTCTCAAAGGTGATAATAAATTTGGCCCATTCTCCTATCGCGAAGTGCTAAAAATGCTTCAGGAAAAGGTTGCCTTTGAGTTTGATTTTGCTTGGCATCCTGGTCTTTCGACCTGGGTGAGGATAGCGGACCTTGATGCATTCAAACCTGCGTATATCAGTCAGATTCAAACCACGGATATGCCGGATATTTCCGAAGTATTTTTTCGTCGTCGTCATCGCCGTGTGAAATTTGGTGGTACCGTGCTTATTCATGATAATAAAAGTGTTTGGAAGGGGACGGGGGTTGAAATAAGTGCCGGTGGAGCAGGCGTTATCATGGAAAATGCCATGATAGTTCCGGGACAGATTCTCTATCTTCATTTCAAGCCCGGAGATGAGGTCCCGCCGTTTAATGCCACTTGTGAAGTTGTTAGCAAACAGTTTGTTGAGGGAGTGAAAGATCGCAATACGCCTATTCGATATGGGCTAAGATTCACTCATATTAGTCCCTCAGCTCAGAGCCTTTTGCAGGAATTTACAAATCGCACAGAAGTGGCATAG
- a CDS encoding tetratricopeptide repeat protein: MNRDHWNPKIHFVFRIGIPTFGVMFALICSEVATAKGKEKSPNETGGLTDLKFVEGDDRGNEVRAIKTEMLVTASEERAVKQIQALLKKYRGTPLEPDLMFRLAEMYMRRAKSETFFELNRLSDTVVTLAPEEITKVSSRKAIQSAIDIYETIQSKFRDYGQMDVVFFNNAFARQQLGQNREAEQRYWLLIKTFGDSSLVPDCHLAIGELSFDRQDFKNALDHFNAIKKYPDSRVYPYGLYKAGWTYYNMRNALAGLKELEKTVEYGRFVVKNNIDARLDLRREALSDMTIFFEEVYPASKAWTYFSEQAQGLEVGPYLIKMANLYKRHSRFGDIVAVLRDFSKNQPESDLRPDVDNELAIAYDNLKDYPSAVAQLESLFKICEPKGRWEMVQLGKLSANAPAKKSNGTKTSVADAGPQPHDLCNEKLEDTSLRLATRWHKLWRTKKENGNLAESAEKAFEIYLRRAIVSEETLDVRFSYAELLFQRNKFREASDSYSIVGKGSTRVEKSHEGLYAASLALEKAVGEKWSDQDEKQFGSLVREYVNRHKDGKFRLDLEFKVGLIAYDKGRYGDAAPVFHRLGNEFAKDEKGRKSQDLYLDILNIKKDYASLKNYAAQLRQSEKGTGDRKDKLTKIYEQAYFMEVQTIEEKGDLNQALVGYKGFISANPSSPLTEKAWWNSIQVHFKLSDLLGGADACEQFYQKYPNSKKSVEALLRAAQTYEEIVQLERASRVLLLLSKADVSSSAKWKSLAADYQSISGRRDQAISLYEELRSSKDAAISFHSLEQLEILSRDKAVGPSRKALLKAVAHSGREPQASLARLEILEEIYSSGDLSEAFNEAKKIVSLGKSASKRALARARFIQAQILEKEFYNQSVKGKAERITVVLALKTEKLEKAQQAYQDSIKYGNPDTTVSSLEKLSDLYRHFVNSLRGMELPEGLESRDEPVFREEMEKLAIPLEEKSVEALAQSLELSRKLKIRDGSVARLQQKLNQANMISDEMPRVDILAPAPVLPAFSQEVGT; encoded by the coding sequence GTGAACAGGGATCATTGGAATCCAAAAATTCATTTCGTATTTCGAATCGGCATTCCGACCTTTGGAGTCATGTTCGCTCTCATTTGTAGCGAAGTGGCCACGGCCAAGGGCAAGGAAAAATCTCCCAATGAAACAGGTGGTTTGACGGATCTTAAATTCGTGGAGGGGGATGATAGAGGAAATGAGGTTCGCGCCATAAAAACGGAAATGCTGGTGACTGCGAGTGAAGAGCGAGCCGTCAAGCAAATCCAGGCCTTGTTAAAGAAATACAGGGGAACGCCTTTGGAACCGGATCTCATGTTTCGCTTGGCAGAGATGTATATGCGGAGAGCAAAATCAGAGACGTTCTTTGAACTGAATCGTCTCTCCGATACAGTTGTGACATTGGCTCCCGAAGAGATAACTAAAGTTTCGTCGCGTAAGGCAATTCAGTCGGCCATTGACATTTACGAAACTATCCAGAGTAAGTTTCGTGATTATGGACAAATGGATGTCGTCTTTTTTAACAATGCTTTTGCACGACAACAGTTGGGCCAAAATAGAGAAGCTGAGCAGCGCTATTGGCTGTTGATCAAGACGTTTGGTGATTCTTCGTTGGTCCCAGATTGTCATTTGGCGATTGGCGAGTTATCTTTTGATCGTCAAGATTTCAAGAATGCTCTTGATCACTTTAATGCAATAAAAAAATATCCAGATTCGAGAGTCTATCCCTACGGCTTGTATAAAGCTGGATGGACTTATTACAACATGCGAAATGCACTGGCTGGATTAAAGGAGCTTGAAAAGACCGTCGAATACGGTCGTTTTGTCGTCAAGAACAATATCGATGCTCGACTCGATTTGCGACGTGAAGCTCTTTCAGATATGACGATTTTCTTTGAAGAAGTATATCCTGCAAGTAAAGCTTGGACTTATTTTAGCGAACAAGCTCAGGGGCTTGAGGTGGGTCCTTACTTAATTAAGATGGCAAATCTATATAAGCGGCACAGTCGATTTGGAGATATTGTCGCGGTTCTCAGGGATTTCTCGAAGAATCAGCCGGAGTCTGATTTACGACCTGATGTGGATAATGAGTTGGCGATAGCTTATGACAATCTGAAAGATTACCCATCGGCTGTCGCTCAATTGGAATCTCTCTTCAAAATCTGTGAGCCCAAAGGGCGCTGGGAAATGGTTCAGTTGGGAAAACTTTCGGCAAACGCACCAGCAAAAAAATCTAATGGGACAAAAACCTCAGTCGCAGACGCAGGGCCTCAGCCACATGATCTGTGCAATGAAAAATTAGAGGACACTTCATTGCGCTTGGCTACGAGATGGCACAAGCTATGGCGAACAAAGAAGGAAAATGGAAACTTGGCTGAGAGTGCGGAGAAGGCATTTGAAATCTACTTGCGTCGGGCCATAGTTTCTGAAGAAACCCTTGATGTTAGATTTTCATATGCAGAACTTCTTTTTCAAAGAAATAAATTTCGTGAAGCGAGCGATAGTTATTCTATTGTCGGAAAGGGATCAACTCGAGTGGAGAAGAGTCACGAGGGTCTGTATGCAGCCTCACTCGCACTTGAGAAGGCAGTTGGCGAAAAGTGGAGTGATCAAGACGAAAAGCAGTTTGGCTCTCTTGTGAGAGAATATGTTAACCGCCACAAGGACGGAAAATTTCGATTAGACCTTGAGTTTAAAGTGGGCCTCATTGCCTATGATAAAGGTCGATATGGAGATGCAGCCCCTGTATTTCATCGATTGGGAAATGAGTTTGCGAAAGATGAAAAAGGTCGTAAATCTCAGGATCTTTATTTGGACATTCTCAATATTAAAAAGGACTACGCCTCTCTCAAAAATTATGCCGCGCAGTTGAGGCAGTCAGAAAAGGGGACGGGCGATCGAAAAGACAAGCTCACGAAGATATACGAGCAGGCCTATTTTATGGAGGTTCAAACGATTGAGGAAAAAGGCGATCTCAACCAAGCCCTGGTGGGATATAAGGGCTTTATTTCAGCGAACCCAAGCTCGCCTTTGACTGAAAAAGCATGGTGGAATTCGATACAGGTGCACTTTAAACTGTCAGATCTATTGGGAGGAGCTGACGCATGCGAGCAATTTTACCAAAAATATCCAAATTCCAAAAAGTCTGTTGAAGCTCTTTTGAGAGCCGCTCAGACATATGAGGAAATTGTTCAGCTTGAAAGGGCTTCGCGCGTTCTCCTTCTTTTGAGTAAGGCAGATGTTTCCTCGTCGGCAAAATGGAAGAGTTTAGCAGCTGATTATCAATCCATTTCTGGCCGTCGCGATCAGGCGATCTCCTTATACGAGGAGTTGAGATCCTCTAAAGATGCGGCTATCTCGTTTCATTCTCTCGAACAACTCGAAATATTATCTCGCGATAAGGCGGTGGGACCATCCCGAAAGGCCCTTCTTAAAGCGGTGGCTCATTCTGGACGCGAACCACAGGCAAGTTTGGCGCGTCTTGAAATACTAGAGGAAATATACAGTTCTGGTGATCTTTCCGAAGCATTTAATGAAGCGAAGAAAATAGTGTCACTAGGGAAAAGCGCATCGAAAAGGGCCTTAGCAAGGGCCAGATTTATCCAGGCCCAAATCCTTGAAAAGGAATTTTACAATCAAAGCGTAAAAGGAAAAGCCGAGCGGATAACTGTCGTTTTAGCTCTAAAGACTGAGAAGTTAGAAAAAGCCCAACAAGCCTATCAGGATTCGATTAAGTATGGAAATCCCGACACAACTGTAAGTTCACTGGAAAAGCTAAGTGATCTTTATCGGCATTTTGTGAACAGTCTTCGCGGCATGGAACTCCCTGAGGGTCTTGAATCGCGAGACGAACCTGTATTTCGGGAAGAAATGGAAAAATTGGCAATTCCACTTGAAGAGAAAAGTGTGGAGGCATTGGCTCAGTCTCTGGAACTATCGCGGAAGCTAAAGATCAGAGATGGATCAGTAGCAAGGCTACAACAAAAGCTCAACCAGGCCAATATGATCAGTGATGAAATGCCTCGAGTCGATATTTTGGCGCCAGCCCCTGTTCTGCCCGCGTTTAGCCAGGAGGTCGGCACATGA
- a CDS encoding AgmX/PglI C-terminal domain-containing protein, whose amino-acid sequence MRRFELELVHNYRNRFVGRHRLKGRSTVTLGSSRDADIHLLGEDVSGVHAILEKNDKGWKISDMGSDKGTWIEKRPIVEQTISSPTLVSIGGHTINIIPREINLTLFSSEQTNSEIAPGSKIFHQVIVKKDGFVQETLLLDLDTPYRMMLADKEMSFNCPEDHKWTSQNFGNIVIQQRRVGTRVDIGYDKDNSEEPFFDSNLKFSLMVAAALGFIISIILILEMRKPSDSMAVKPDANNFTRMIFDAKTLKSKREQATKATKTIVGESKSMGSEGLKPTSSQQGKRPEISQVAAKVVTKIRAAGLSQLIGKISKRAATTANYIESVGRAPDSVPSGPALGVAGTAAIKPGAKVGTQAYRVDGVATSGKGGGSAEYKGSGGLSIGNVGNATVGVIEEETEVDGGLDKDVISGVIKTQIGQIRYCYERQLSASPDLYGKVLIKFTIGETGSVVSQSIGSTTLGNAMVEGCILRRVSGWRFPKPKGGTAVVVTYPFLFKATN is encoded by the coding sequence ATGCGAAGATTTGAATTGGAGTTAGTTCACAATTATAGGAATCGCTTTGTCGGTCGGCACCGGTTGAAGGGTCGTTCAACCGTTACATTGGGCTCATCTCGAGATGCGGATATTCATCTTTTGGGAGAGGATGTTAGCGGGGTTCATGCCATTCTTGAAAAAAATGATAAGGGTTGGAAGATTTCAGACATGGGCAGCGATAAGGGCACTTGGATTGAAAAGCGGCCCATTGTGGAGCAGACAATTAGCTCCCCAACTCTGGTTAGTATAGGCGGGCACACGATTAACATTATTCCCCGAGAGATAAATTTGACTCTGTTCTCATCTGAACAAACCAATTCGGAGATAGCACCTGGATCAAAGATTTTTCACCAGGTGATTGTAAAGAAGGATGGCTTCGTACAAGAGACATTGTTATTGGATTTGGATACTCCATACCGAATGATGTTGGCTGATAAGGAAATGAGTTTTAACTGCCCAGAGGATCACAAGTGGACCAGTCAAAACTTTGGTAACATTGTTATTCAGCAGAGGAGAGTGGGTACACGGGTTGATATTGGTTATGATAAAGATAACTCAGAGGAGCCGTTTTTTGATTCCAATCTCAAGTTTTCTCTTATGGTCGCAGCAGCCCTGGGGTTTATTATCTCGATTATTCTCATTCTCGAAATGAGAAAGCCATCAGATTCGATGGCTGTTAAACCGGATGCGAATAATTTCACGCGTATGATTTTCGATGCAAAGACACTCAAAAGCAAAAGAGAGCAAGCAACCAAGGCCACAAAGACCATTGTCGGGGAATCTAAATCGATGGGCTCTGAGGGGCTAAAGCCAACATCTTCTCAGCAGGGCAAACGCCCAGAGATTTCTCAAGTTGCCGCAAAAGTTGTGACCAAGATTCGCGCTGCCGGACTCTCTCAACTTATAGGAAAGATATCGAAGCGCGCCGCGACTACGGCCAACTATATCGAATCTGTTGGTCGGGCACCGGATTCTGTTCCCAGTGGACCGGCCCTAGGTGTAGCTGGAACGGCCGCAATCAAACCTGGTGCTAAGGTTGGAACTCAGGCCTACCGAGTAGATGGGGTTGCAACATCGGGTAAGGGTGGAGGCTCTGCTGAGTATAAGGGAAGCGGCGGTTTGAGTATAGGAAATGTAGGGAACGCCACAGTGGGTGTGATTGAAGAGGAGACGGAAGTGGACGGGGGCTTGGATAAGGACGTTATATCGGGTGTAATCAAAACCCAGATTGGACAGATTCGATACTGCTATGAACGTCAGTTAAGTGCGAGTCCTGATCTTTATGGAAAGGTGTTAATTAAATTTACGATTGGTGAAACGGGATCGGTTGTTTCGCAGTCAATTGGATCGACAACGCTTGGTAACGCCATGGTTGAGGGATGTATTTTGAGGCGTGTATCAGGATGGCGGTTTCCCAAGCCAAAGGGTGGGACAGCTGTCGTCGTGACGTATCCATTCCTATTTAAGGCAACGAATTAA
- a CDS encoding outer membrane beta-barrel domain-containing protein → MRSMYVFRLWLVLLNFGCLGVQSSDGVAEAQGKKDTKALVQTEDQAKKQNQGSTPPKGAGQDSERLNIQDLEQKYWAPKDTSFSVVQNRAYTKEKRFSGSLQYGPIINDAFNEGYNLGLKANYFWNERTGAQVEYVSFNISDNSTVRGFSNQYGGVRPNIGRVTSMWGVGYNWVPIYAKMSLLGERIIYFDMAITPTIGMMNYEKTTKGGDKSGSSVAYGFDISQYYFLNKHIAIRADLQNRWWTEEVLDWNYGTHQKNQTTNSTVFFIGVTYYH, encoded by the coding sequence ATGCGCTCAATGTATGTGTTCAGATTATGGCTTGTACTGTTAAATTTTGGATGTCTTGGAGTTCAGTCTTCAGATGGGGTTGCAGAAGCCCAGGGCAAAAAAGACACTAAGGCTTTGGTTCAAACTGAAGATCAAGCAAAGAAGCAGAATCAAGGATCAACTCCACCGAAGGGTGCCGGCCAGGATTCTGAGAGATTGAATATTCAAGATTTGGAACAAAAATATTGGGCTCCTAAAGATACGAGTTTTAGCGTCGTTCAAAATCGCGCTTATACCAAAGAGAAACGGTTTTCAGGTTCTTTGCAGTATGGACCGATTATCAATGATGCCTTTAATGAGGGCTACAATCTTGGGCTGAAGGCCAACTATTTTTGGAATGAACGAACTGGCGCACAAGTCGAATATGTGTCCTTCAATATTTCTGATAATTCGACGGTGAGAGGCTTTAGCAATCAATACGGAGGGGTGAGACCCAATATTGGTCGAGTCACTTCGATGTGGGGAGTTGGCTACAACTGGGTTCCCATCTACGCAAAGATGAGTCTATTGGGAGAGAGAATTATCTACTTTGATATGGCCATAACACCAACGATAGGGATGATGAACTATGAAAAAACCACCAAGGGTGGAGACAAGAGTGGCAGTTCAGTCGCCTATGGATTTGATATCTCTCAATATTACTTTCTGAACAAGCACATTGCAATTCGCGCTGATCTACAAAATCGCTGGTGGACGGAAGAGGTTTTGGACTGGAACTACGGCACACATCAAAAGAATCAGACGACGAATTCGACGGTATTTTTTATTGGAGTGACTTATTACCACTAA